Part of the Rhodococcus sp. OK302 genome is shown below.
TGCGGTGCGCGTGCGGCGCCTGACTGGTCGACCACAGCGTCAGCTTTCCGGTGACGCGATCGTAATCAGCTACGGACCCACAGGTTTCCATCGGCGCTGGATGGACCCGCGGATAGACGATCTCCTGCTTGGTTACCACCTCGGCAGCGGCGAACACCGCATCGGTGGCGGCCTTGTCCCCGGTTTCCCAGTCGAAACAGTGATTGTCGGTCTTACCGTCGAGATCCGTGCGAATCACCGGAGCGTCCGGAGACAATGCCGTCCGAGCATCGATCACCGGGTCGAGGATGTCGTACTCGACGTCGATCAATTCCAAGGCGTCGCGGGCCGAATATCGATCCTCGGCAACAACAAACGCAACTTCCTGACCTTGGAACCGCACCTTGTCCGTCGCCAAGACCGCTTGAACGTCATTGGACAGCGTCGGCATCCACGCGAGACCTTGGGCCGCAAGGTCCTCACCGGTAATCACAGCTTTGACCTTCGGATGTGCCTGCGCTGCACTGGTATCGATACTCACCAACCGCGCGTGCGCGACCGGTGACCGCAAGATCGCCAAATGCAGCATGCCGGGAAGTTGCACGTCGTCAAGGTAATGACCCTGCCCCCGAATGAAGCGTGGATCCTCCTTCCGGAGCATCCGGCCATGCCCACACGGCTTTCCGTCGTTCACCTCAGGTTCGGGACCAACATCAACCGCCGTCATCACGCACCTCCTACCGGATGCGCCGCCGCCCACTGAACCGAACGCACAATCGTCGTATAGCCGGTGCATCGGCAAATCTGACCGGAGATCGCTTCACGAATCGTGGGTTCGTCCGGGTCGGGATTTCGATCGAGGAGCGCCCGCGCGGTAATCATCATTCCGGGCGTGCAGAATCCGCACTGCAGCCCGTGGCATTGCATGAATCCTTCTTGGATCGGATCGAGCACGCCGTCACGTTCGAGGCCCTCGACGGTCCTGATCTCGTGACCGTCGGCCATTGCCGCGAGCATGGTGCACGACTTCACGGGCTCTCCGTCCACCGCAACCACACACGTTCCACAATTACTGGTGTCGCATCCCCAATGTGTTCCGGTAAGCCGCAATTGATCTCGAAGGAAGTGCACCAACAGCATCCGTGGTTCCACCTCTTCCGAGACGGGTTCGCCGTTCACCGTCATCGTTACCCGCACATCAGCCTCCGGTGTCTTGTTCGCCGATCCGAGTTACAGCAGTTCGCAAGGTTCGCACCGTGAGTTCCGCTGCGAGATGGCGTTTGTAGTCAGCGGTTCCGCGCGGATCGGTGACAGGTTCACAGGCCTGCGCGGCCATCTCTCCGGCGCGGCGATACACCTCTTCCGACGGCGTCAGTCCTTCCAGGTACAGAGCAATCGCTGCCAGTGCCAGCGGATCAGGATTGACGGCAGTAAGTCCGACTCGCGCGCCGGCGACAACTCCACCGTCCATCCACACCGCTGCCCCGGCGGCCGTGATCGCCCAATCCCCCACTCGCCGTTCCACCTTCGCGTAAGCGCTCGAACTATGACGCCGACGCGGAATCCTGATCTCCAGAAGTATTTCGTTGCCGCTCACTGCGGTCTCGTACGGTCCGAGATGAAATTCGGCCATCGGGATCTCGCGGGTTCCGGACGGTCCTCGTACAACGCAGGTTGCACCGAGAACCGAACACACCGTGGTCAGATCTTCGGCTGGATCGGCCTGACACAACGACCCTCCGATGGTGCCACGATTGCGCACAACCGGATCAGCGATCACTTTTTCTGCGTCGCGAAAGATCGGGAAGACATCAGCGAGTGCGTCGGATTCGAGCAGTTGACGGTGACGTGCCATTGCTCCGATTCGAACCTGCGTCTCCTCGACGGTGACGTAGCCCAGTTGGTCCGCCAATCCGTTGATGTCGATCAGATACTCCGGGTTCGCCAGTCGAATCTTCATCATCGGAAGCAGGCTGTGGCCACCCGCAAGCACCCGCGCTTGGTCGCCCAACCTGTCGAGCAATCCGATGGCGTGGTCGATACCGGTTGCGCGTTCGTATTCGAACGGACCTGGAACCTGCATGTGATGCACCCCATATTCGCCTGCCCTCCCAGCTTCGGCCGAGTACCACAGCGAGTCAAGGGCACTGTGCCTGAAGGTTCAACTCCCCAGGTCAGAGCCTCTTCGATGGATCGGTCCGTCCAGTCCACTCAGCGACGTACCTTCCCCACCCCATCTCGTCGCGATGATCTCCGCAGCGATCGAGACGGCAGTCTCCTCCGGGGTTCGCGCACCGAGATCCAATCCGATCGGACTGGATAATCGCGCCAGCTCGATGTCCGTGACGCCGGCAGCGCGCAGGCGCTCGAGCCGGTCCTCATGTGTTCGACGTGAACCCATTGCACCGACAAATGCCACCGCCGGCAGTCGGAGTGCAACCTCGAGAAGGGGGACATCGAACTTCGGATCGTGGGTCAGGACACAAATAACGGTGCGCGAGTCGATCTCTCCTGCTTCGGCCTGCGCTGCCAGATATCGATGGGGCCAATCGATCACCACCTCATCGGCCGTCGGAAATCGCGACGGGGTGGCAAAGACCTCACGCGCATCACACACCGTCACCCGATACCCGAGAAACGAACCTTGACGCGCTACCGCAGCAGCAAAATCGATAGCGCCGAACACCAGCATCCGCGCTCGCGGAGCGTAACTCGCAACAAATACGCGCATTCCCTCTCCTCGACGCTCACCATCCGGGCCGTACGTCAGAACCTCGGTGCGCCCCGCGGCCAGTAGTCCCCGCGCATCATCGATCACGGCCGCATCCGCGCGTGCGGATCCGATCGATCCGTCCGCACTG
Proteins encoded:
- a CDS encoding XdhC family protein, with amino-acid sequence MMRDVLKELLTVWRAGGTAGVGTVVRTYRSAPRLPGASMMVAPDGAVTGSVSGGCVEGAVYETATEVIESGVPVLEKYGVTDDDAFAVGLTCGGTIEVFVESISRQNFDSLESVAADVEEHRPVAVATVIAHLDPSWVGRRLVIRPNSADGSIGSARADAAVIDDARGLLAAGRTEVLTYGPDGERRGEGMRVFVASYAPRARMLVFGAIDFAAAVARQGSFLGYRVTVCDAREVFATPSRFPTADEVVIDWPHRYLAAQAEAGEIDSRTVICVLTHDPKFDVPLLEVALRLPAVAFVGAMGSRRTHEDRLERLRAAGVTDIELARLSSPIGLDLGARTPEETAVSIAAEIIATRWGGEGTSLSGLDGPIHRRGSDLGS
- a CDS encoding FAD binding domain-containing protein; translated protein: MQVPGPFEYERATGIDHAIGLLDRLGDQARVLAGGHSLLPMMKIRLANPEYLIDINGLADQLGYVTVEETQVRIGAMARHRQLLESDALADVFPIFRDAEKVIADPVVRNRGTIGGSLCQADPAEDLTTVCSVLGATCVVRGPSGTREIPMAEFHLGPYETAVSGNEILLEIRIPRRRHSSSAYAKVERRVGDWAITAAGAAVWMDGGVVAGARVGLTAVNPDPLALAAIALYLEGLTPSEEVYRRAGEMAAQACEPVTDPRGTADYKRHLAAELTVRTLRTAVTRIGEQDTGG
- a CDS encoding (2Fe-2S)-binding protein, with amino-acid sequence MRVTMTVNGEPVSEEVEPRMLLVHFLRDQLRLTGTHWGCDTSNCGTCVVAVDGEPVKSCTMLAAMADGHEIRTVEGLERDGVLDPIQEGFMQCHGLQCGFCTPGMMITARALLDRNPDPDEPTIREAISGQICRCTGYTTIVRSVQWAAAHPVGGA